A single region of the Pseudorhodoplanes sp. genome encodes:
- the rnc gene encoding ribonuclease III translates to MAAKRGAAAKERAAPARARKTKAKPAATPLESTIGYRFNDPALLDRALTHISALKGQGRVGSYQRLEFLGDHVLGLAISEMLFAAFPKADEGELSRRLADLVRRETCADVARAIDLGTALRLGASEVRAGGRAKAAILADVCESLIGAVFLDGGYQAAKAFVDRFWAERMRKPARPLRDPKTVLQEWAQGRGLPTPAYREVERTGPHHDPVFRVAVTLPNRDPAEGKGRSKRAAEQAAAAALLAREGVRSDG, encoded by the coding sequence GTGGCCGCAAAGCGCGGTGCGGCCGCCAAGGAGCGCGCAGCGCCCGCACGCGCGCGCAAGACCAAGGCCAAGCCGGCGGCGACTCCGCTGGAATCCACCATCGGCTACCGGTTCAATGATCCGGCTTTGCTCGACCGCGCGCTGACCCATATTTCGGCGTTGAAGGGGCAGGGGCGCGTCGGCAGCTACCAGCGGCTGGAATTTCTCGGCGATCACGTACTAGGCCTCGCCATTTCCGAAATGCTGTTTGCGGCCTTCCCCAAGGCGGATGAGGGTGAGTTGTCGCGCCGCCTGGCCGATCTTGTCCGCCGGGAAACGTGCGCGGATGTTGCGCGGGCCATCGATCTCGGCACCGCCTTGCGGCTGGGCGCCTCAGAAGTGCGCGCCGGCGGACGCGCCAAGGCCGCCATTCTCGCCGACGTATGCGAATCGCTGATCGGCGCGGTCTTTCTGGACGGCGGCTATCAGGCGGCAAAAGCTTTTGTCGATCGCTTCTGGGCGGAGCGGATGCGCAAGCCCGCGCGGCCGCTGCGCGATCCGAAAACGGTGCTGCAGGAATGGGCGCAGGGGCGCGGCCTGCCGACCCCGGCCTATCGCGAGGTCGAACGCACGGGGCCCCACCATGATCCGGTTTTCCGGGTGGCCGTGACGTTGCCCAATCGCGATCCTGCCGAAGGCAAGGGGCGCTCAAAACGCGCCGCGGAGCAGGCGGCGGCCGCTGCTCTCTTGGCGCGGGAAGGCGTGCGCAGCGATGGCTGA
- the era gene encoding GTPase Era yields the protein MAERKIGAVDETETRCGFVALIGAPNAGKSTLLNAMVGSKVSIVSHKVQTTRMLVRGIAIEGKAQLIFVDTPGIFKPKRRLDRAMVDSAWIGAQDADLTGLLVDARKGIDEETDAILSKIGDIGGEKFLLLNKVDLVDKEVLLGLANDINARAKFAATFMISALTGSGVADVKHWLAEHVPPGPWHYPEDQISDAPLRQLAAEITREKLYHRLHQELPYQSTVETTDWKELKDGSVRIEQTIFVERESQRKIVLGKGGQTIKAIGADARRDIAEVAEAPVHLFLFVKVREGWGDDPARYREMGLEFPKD from the coding sequence ATGGCTGAGCGGAAGATCGGCGCAGTAGACGAGACAGAGACGCGTTGCGGCTTCGTAGCTTTGATCGGCGCCCCCAATGCGGGAAAATCGACGCTGCTCAATGCGATGGTCGGCTCCAAGGTGTCGATCGTGTCGCACAAGGTGCAGACCACGCGCATGCTGGTGCGCGGCATCGCCATAGAAGGCAAGGCGCAACTCATCTTTGTCGACACGCCGGGCATCTTCAAACCCAAGCGGCGGCTTGACCGCGCCATGGTGGACAGCGCGTGGATCGGCGCACAGGACGCCGACCTCACCGGATTGTTGGTCGATGCCCGCAAGGGCATCGACGAGGAGACCGACGCGATCCTGTCCAAAATCGGGGATATTGGCGGCGAAAAGTTTCTGCTGCTGAACAAGGTCGATCTCGTCGACAAGGAAGTGTTGCTCGGCCTCGCCAACGACATCAACGCTCGCGCCAAATTCGCCGCGACCTTCATGATTTCCGCCTTGACCGGCAGTGGCGTCGCCGATGTGAAACACTGGCTGGCCGAACACGTGCCGCCGGGCCCGTGGCATTATCCCGAAGATCAGATTTCAGACGCGCCCCTGCGCCAGCTCGCCGCCGAGATCACGCGCGAGAAGCTGTATCACCGGCTGCATCAGGAATTGCCATATCAGTCGACGGTGGAGACGACCGACTGGAAGGAACTCAAGGATGGCTCGGTGCGCATCGAGCAGACGATCTTTGTCGAGCGTGAAAGCCAGCGCAAGATCGTGCTCGGCAAGGGCGGCCAGACCATCAAGGCGATCGGTGCCGACGCGCGCAGGGACATCGCTGAAGTCGCGGAAGCGCCGGTGCATCTGTTTCTGTTTGTGAAGGTCCGCGAAGGCTGGGGCGACGATCCGGCACGCTATCGCGAAATGGGATTGGAATTCCCCAAGGATTGA
- the recO gene encoding DNA repair protein RecO: MHWLDDGIVLGVRKHGEANSILELMTRAHGRHLGLVRGGSGSRLRPVLQPGNTVHATWSARLDDHLGTFTVEGLNLRAGALLTSSHAVYAVTHLAALARLLPERDPHEAIYDSLEMILDALDEPALAGAHVVHFEMQMLVELGFGLDLMSCAATGQTHDLVYVSPKSGRAVSRQAGEEWRHRLLALPAFLAEDNHGAPSAADLAKGFQLTGFFLARDVLEPRNLTFSDARVHFIAAVERALPNAA; encoded by the coding sequence ATGCACTGGCTCGACGACGGCATTGTTCTGGGCGTGCGCAAGCACGGGGAGGCCAACTCCATTCTCGAACTGATGACGCGCGCGCATGGCCGCCATCTCGGCCTGGTGCGTGGTGGCAGCGGCTCGCGCCTGCGTCCGGTGCTGCAGCCCGGCAATACGGTGCACGCCACCTGGAGCGCGCGTCTCGACGATCATCTCGGCACCTTCACGGTTGAAGGCCTCAACCTGCGCGCCGGCGCGCTGCTGACCTCATCGCATGCGGTCTATGCCGTGACGCATCTTGCGGCACTGGCACGGCTGTTGCCGGAGCGTGATCCGCATGAAGCGATCTATGACAGCCTGGAAATGATCCTCGATGCGCTCGACGAGCCGGCGCTCGCCGGCGCGCACGTCGTGCATTTTGAGATGCAGATGCTGGTTGAACTGGGTTTCGGTCTTGATCTCATGTCCTGCGCCGCGACCGGGCAGACGCATGATCTCGTCTATGTCTCGCCGAAATCGGGCCGGGCGGTCTCACGCCAGGCGGGGGAGGAGTGGCGCCATCGTCTGCTCGCCTTGCCGGCATTTCTGGCGGAGGACAATCATGGTGCGCCGTCGGCCGCCGATCTGGCCAAGGGTTTTCAGCTTACCGGCTTTTTCTTGGCGCGCGATGTGCTTGAGCCCCGCAACCTGACATTTTCTGATGCACGCGTGCATTTCATCGCCGCCGTCGAGCGCGCGTTGCCGAACGCCGCGTGA